In the Peptoclostridium acidaminophilum DSM 3953 genome, one interval contains:
- a CDS encoding Rha family transcriptional regulator, translating into MRELIPKDQYGVFADTNDTARVDSLFVAEFFEKRHDHVIRDIRKITDPKSGLSENFINTNFKSDSYKDSTGRKLPCYFMTRDGFTMLVMGYSGQKAMKFKELYIRRFNEMECFIKTLVSARQEFPLLTANIKLLHENPKPYHFSNECDMLNRIVVGMTAKQFRLANGIEKGKSIRPYLSEEQITMLDTLQKVDVGLLVAVPDYQQRKRHLEWYKTKLEKN; encoded by the coding sequence ATGAGAGAATTAATACCTAAGGACCAATATGGTGTGTTTGCCGACACCAATGATACGGCAAGAGTGGATAGTTTGTTTGTGGCGGAGTTCTTTGAAAAACGTCATGACCATGTTATCCGAGACATTAGAAAAATCACTGACCCCAAATCTGGGTTGAGTGAAAATTTCATTAATACTAACTTTAAATCTGATTCTTACAAGGACAGTACTGGCAGAAAGCTACCTTGTTATTTTATGACTCGGGATGGGTTCACCATGCTGGTGATGGGATACTCAGGGCAAAAAGCAATGAAATTCAAAGAGCTTTACATTCGTAGGTTCAATGAGATGGAGTGCTTCATTAAAACCCTTGTTTCTGCAAGACAAGAGTTTCCACTATTAACCGCAAACATTAAGCTGCTGCATGAAAATCCTAAGCCATATCACTTCAGCAATGAATGCGATATGTTAAATCGCATAGTAGTTGGAATGACTGCAAAGCAGTTCAGATTAGCAAACGGCATTGAAAAAGGAAAAAGCATCAGGCCTTATTTGTCTGAGGAGCAGATTACTATGTTAGACACATTACAAAAAGTGGATGTTGGTTTGTTGGTGGCTGTTCCAGATTATCAGCAGCGCAAGCGTCATCTGGAGTGGTACAAAACCAAATTAGAAAAAAATTAG
- a CDS encoding DUF7768 domain-containing protein: MSINRFNPEGYYDPTPYEALSNVTREEKAASKPAFKPLVYICSPFSGDIEGNVKRAQDFCRFALEKGNIPLAPHLMFPQFMDDNNEKERDLAIFMDIILMGKCQEVWVLGDVISKGMSIEIEKAKKRRQPIRYFNKDFEEVDSL; the protein is encoded by the coding sequence ATGAGCATAAATAGATTCAATCCTGAAGGATACTATGACCCTACTCCATATGAAGCACTAAGTAACGTCACTCGAGAGGAAAAGGCAGCGTCAAAACCTGCCTTCAAGCCTCTTGTCTATATTTGTTCTCCTTTTAGTGGGGACATCGAAGGAAATGTTAAACGAGCGCAGGACTTCTGCCGGTTTGCACTAGAGAAAGGGAACATTCCACTGGCTCCGCATCTTATGTTTCCACAGTTTATGGATGATAACAATGAAAAAGAACGCGACCTGGCAATTTTCATGGACATCATCCTCATGGGCAAATGCCAGGAAGTGTGGGTACTCGGTGATGTTATTTCAAAAGGTATGAGCATTGAAATTGAAAAGGCTAAGAAGCGTAGACAACCGATCAGATACTTCAACAAAGATTTTGAGGAGGTGGACTCTTTATGA
- a CDS encoding PDDEXK family nuclease, protein MKKIKAIETEYKGYLFRSRLEARWAVFFDFCGVDYEYEPEGYDLGNGQAYLPDFILHGVDGRAGGDIYVEVKGQMTDADAEKINRFYELGKDDPDTYGKSQTAILVVGNIPSGADIDDILWSIENEAYNDNGNWPNKYNFETIDGDYFAAYPGINHKGKFELFGDDSNYLCDMDYRATEKAYRAARQARFEHGERPRTKGGY, encoded by the coding sequence ATGAAAAAAATTAAAGCGATAGAGACCGAATATAAAGGTTACCTCTTCAGGTCTAGGCTTGAGGCTCGTTGGGCAGTGTTCTTCGATTTCTGTGGTGTTGATTACGAGTATGAACCCGAAGGCTATGATCTTGGAAATGGCCAAGCTTATCTTCCTGATTTCATTCTTCATGGGGTAGATGGTAGAGCTGGGGGAGATATTTATGTTGAGGTTAAGGGTCAGATGACTGACGCTGATGCTGAGAAAATCAACCGTTTTTACGAGCTGGGAAAAGATGACCCTGATACTTACGGGAAGTCCCAGACAGCCATCCTTGTGGTTGGGAATATTCCAAGTGGTGCAGATATTGATGACATATTATGGTCCATAGAAAATGAAGCTTACAATGACAACGGCAATTGGCCCAATAAGTACAACTTCGAAACTATCGATGGAGATTACTTTGCGGCATATCCTGGGATAAACCATAAAGGAAAATTTGAACTCTTCGGTGATGACAGCAACTATCTTTGTGATATGGATTATAGAGCAACAGAAAAAGCCTATCGTGCTGCAAGACAAGCCAGATTTGAACATGGAGAAAGACCTCGTACGAAGGGAGGTTATTAA
- a CDS encoding virulence-associated E family protein has product MRKLAIAYGNSRHAKKWVNKQITFDELKDRLKTPIRTTESAEEYAKFSKAQKDDAKDHGGFVAGVLKGGRRKIDTVELRSMIALDGDRINKEFLENYESNAQYTSVLYSTHSSTEENPRVRIIYPLARDVTPEEFVAVSRYLAQMLGIDYFDECSYLPNQLMYWPSTPSNGTFIYKEVVKDWLNPDDILTAHPEWTDPTRLPTSSRESKANTVSHEKVQDPLEKEGVVGLFNRVYFPVTKAIHAFLSDVYEPTDNEDRYHFIESSSMAGVEIKEGGKFVYSHHAKDPAYLKLCNAFDIVRIHKFGDDDVKKSFKSMCDFVMKIDEVKVFATNEKLVEAEVDFTDLGDNWKEKLKYQPRSQVLENSVYNLNLILNHDPDFKNFAFNELSNRIQVTGPLPWERPEGNVFWRDADTAQLKSIMDIRYLPFSSRNHDVAFTKVADDRRFHPIRDYLDSLPEWDGVKRVEDVFIKYLQADDTEYIRTVTRKTFAAAVARIYVPGIKFDCVPVLDGDQGIGKSTILKDLVTADFYSETLSLTDMDDKSGAEKLQGFWVVEIGELAGMKKADIEKVKAFLSTSDDKYRPSYGRVVESHPRQCIVIATVNGERGYLRDITGNRRFWIIKVHQKKQKKTWNFTEEYRQQFWAEAKQIWNSGEKLYLEGDVLEEAEKAQKGAMEADERVGMVEEYLNTLLPDDWDSMDLFARRNYLSGSEFGGAKHTGTVTRTSVSNAEIWCECFNRNLPELKTTDSYQIAALMAQIPGWERTSSIKRLPIYGRQRLYQYGE; this is encoded by the coding sequence TTGAGAAAACTAGCCATTGCCTATGGGAACAGCCGCCACGCGAAGAAGTGGGTCAACAAACAAATCACATTTGATGAGCTAAAAGATAGATTGAAGACTCCAATCCGGACGACAGAATCAGCTGAAGAGTATGCCAAATTCAGCAAGGCTCAAAAGGATGATGCAAAAGATCATGGTGGTTTTGTTGCAGGGGTATTAAAAGGCGGTCGCAGAAAAATCGATACCGTGGAGCTCCGCTCAATGATTGCCTTAGATGGTGACAGAATCAATAAAGAATTTCTGGAAAATTATGAATCGAATGCCCAGTATACCTCTGTTCTTTATTCCACCCATAGCAGTACTGAAGAAAATCCGAGAGTGCGCATTATCTATCCTCTAGCAAGAGATGTGACGCCAGAAGAGTTTGTAGCAGTATCAAGATACCTTGCTCAGATGCTAGGCATCGATTATTTCGATGAATGCTCCTATCTGCCAAATCAACTAATGTACTGGCCAAGTACTCCATCCAATGGAACCTTCATCTATAAGGAAGTGGTTAAGGACTGGCTTAATCCAGATGATATTTTAACAGCTCATCCGGAATGGACTGATCCTACAAGACTTCCAACTTCATCTAGGGAGAGCAAGGCAAATACAGTTTCGCATGAGAAGGTACAGGACCCTCTTGAAAAGGAGGGTGTTGTAGGGCTTTTCAATAGAGTCTACTTTCCTGTAACAAAAGCAATCCATGCGTTTTTGTCAGATGTGTACGAGCCAACAGATAATGAAGACCGCTACCATTTTATAGAATCAAGCAGTATGGCAGGTGTTGAAATTAAGGAAGGTGGAAAGTTTGTATACAGCCATCATGCCAAGGACCCGGCCTACCTTAAATTATGTAACGCCTTTGACATCGTCCGTATCCATAAGTTTGGAGATGACGATGTTAAGAAGTCCTTTAAGAGTATGTGTGATTTCGTAATGAAGATCGATGAGGTGAAAGTCTTTGCTACCAATGAAAAACTCGTAGAAGCTGAAGTGGACTTTACAGATCTTGGTGACAACTGGAAAGAAAAACTGAAGTATCAGCCTCGAAGTCAAGTGCTCGAAAACAGCGTATACAACTTAAATCTCATCCTTAATCATGATCCTGATTTTAAGAACTTTGCATTTAACGAGTTATCAAACCGTATCCAGGTCACAGGACCACTGCCCTGGGAAAGACCTGAAGGTAACGTGTTTTGGAGAGATGCCGACACAGCCCAGCTTAAGTCCATTATGGATATTCGCTACCTTCCGTTCTCAAGCAGAAACCACGATGTTGCCTTTACCAAGGTTGCTGATGATAGGAGATTTCATCCCATAAGGGATTACCTTGATTCTCTACCTGAATGGGACGGAGTAAAGCGTGTGGAGGATGTTTTCATCAAATATCTTCAGGCTGATGACACTGAGTATATACGCACAGTGACTAGAAAGACCTTTGCAGCGGCGGTTGCCCGGATATATGTTCCAGGAATTAAGTTTGACTGCGTTCCTGTGCTTGATGGCGATCAGGGTATTGGCAAAAGCACAATTTTGAAAGACCTGGTAACAGCAGACTTCTATTCTGAAACTCTATCCCTTACCGATATGGACGACAAATCAGGTGCTGAAAAACTGCAGGGTTTCTGGGTGGTTGAAATCGGCGAGCTTGCTGGAATGAAGAAAGCCGACATTGAAAAAGTGAAAGCATTCCTCTCTACCTCTGATGATAAGTATCGACCGTCTTATGGCAGAGTTGTTGAAAGCCATCCTAGACAGTGCATTGTTATTGCAACGGTAAATGGAGAGCGTGGATATTTACGTGACATCACAGGAAACCGCCGCTTTTGGATCATCAAGGTACATCAGAAAAAGCAGAAGAAGACTTGGAATTTCACTGAAGAATACAGGCAGCAGTTTTGGGCTGAAGCAAAACAAATATGGAACTCTGGTGAAAAACTGTATCTCGAGGGTGATGTGTTAGAAGAAGCCGAAAAAGCCCAGAAGGGTGCTATGGAGGCTGACGAGCGAGTTGGTATGGTGGAGGAGTACCTGAATACCCTACTTCCAGATGACTGGGATAGTATGGACTTATTTGCCCGTAGAAATTACCTAAGCGGTAGCGAATTTGGTGGGGCCAAGCATACAGGAACTGTTACACGAACCTCTGTAAGCAATGCAGAAATTTGGTGTGAGTGCTTCAATCGTAATCTCCCAGAATTAAAGACCACTGACAGTTATCAGATCGCAGCACTTATGGCTCAGATTCCCGGTTGGGAACGAACCAGCAGTATTAAGCGTTTGCCGATTTATGGCAGGCAGCGACTTTATCAATATGGCGAATAG
- a CDS encoding VRR-NUC domain-containing protein, producing the protein MTEKYIEQKLVKAVKKRGGMALKFVSPGLDGVPDRIVLLPMGRIAFVELKAPGKKMRPVQVRRKTQLEALGFLVYCIDGVEQIGGVLDEIQSS; encoded by the coding sequence GTGACTGAAAAATATATTGAGCAAAAACTGGTAAAAGCAGTGAAAAAGAGGGGTGGTATGGCACTAAAATTTGTTAGTCCGGGGTTAGATGGTGTGCCAGACCGCATTGTACTTTTACCTATGGGAAGAATCGCCTTTGTTGAATTAAAGGCTCCAGGCAAAAAGATGCGTCCAGTGCAAGTAAGGCGAAAAACACAACTGGAAGCGTTAGGTTTTTTGGTCTACTGCATTGATGGTGTAGAACAGATTGGAGGGGTGCTTGATGAAATACAATCCTCATGA
- a CDS encoding SNF2-related protein, producing the protein MKYNPHEYQRYATDFILSHPVSAVLLEMGLGKSVISLSAIFDLCLDRFEIRKVLIIAPLRVARDTWPSEIKKWDHLKGLFYSVAVGTENERKDALMKRATLYIINRENIDWLVNKSGIPFDFDMVVIDELSSFKSYSAKRFKSLLKVRPAVKRIVGLTGTPSSNGLMDLWAEFRILDLGQRLGRYITHYRNTYFTPDKRNGQIIFSYKLLPGAEEKIYSQISDITISMKSVDYLKMPECVINTVPVYLNEKERAIYSGFRDDMVASLGAEEIDAVNAAVLSGKLLQMANGAVYDEKNNAHFIHDRKLDALEDLIEGANGKPVLVAYWYKHDLKRIQKRFPVRQLKSSKDFEEWNEGEIPVAVIHPASAGHGLNLQSGGSTLIWFGLTWSLELYQQTNARLYRQGQKDTVVIHHIITKDTIDEDVMTALTKKEKTQASLIDAVKAKLEVKR; encoded by the coding sequence ATGAAATACAATCCTCATGAGTATCAGCGTTATGCAACGGATTTTATCTTGTCTCATCCAGTATCTGCAGTTCTACTTGAAATGGGTCTTGGTAAGAGTGTAATAAGCTTATCGGCTATATTTGATTTATGCCTTGATCGGTTTGAAATCAGAAAAGTATTGATTATAGCCCCTTTAAGAGTGGCAAGGGATACTTGGCCTTCTGAAATTAAAAAATGGGATCATCTAAAAGGCTTATTCTATTCTGTAGCTGTTGGAACTGAAAATGAGAGAAAAGATGCACTTATGAAAAGAGCCACACTTTATATCATCAATCGTGAAAATATAGATTGGCTTGTAAACAAAAGTGGCATCCCCTTTGACTTTGATATGGTGGTTATTGATGAGTTATCATCTTTCAAATCATACAGCGCTAAGCGCTTTAAAAGCCTTTTAAAAGTAAGGCCAGCAGTGAAAAGAATTGTAGGTCTGACTGGTACACCTTCAAGTAATGGGCTTATGGACCTCTGGGCCGAGTTTCGTATTCTGGATTTGGGACAGAGGCTTGGTAGGTACATAACCCACTACCGTAATACCTACTTCACACCGGATAAACGCAATGGTCAGATCATCTTTTCATATAAACTCCTGCCAGGAGCTGAAGAAAAGATCTATAGTCAGATATCCGATATCACCATTTCTATGAAGTCCGTCGATTATCTAAAAATGCCAGAATGCGTAATAAACACAGTGCCTGTGTATTTAAATGAAAAAGAGCGGGCCATTTATTCTGGATTTAGAGATGATATGGTAGCAAGTTTAGGAGCAGAAGAAATCGATGCAGTAAATGCTGCAGTACTTTCAGGAAAACTCCTTCAGATGGCAAACGGTGCTGTCTATGACGAGAAGAACAATGCACATTTTATTCACGATAGAAAACTTGATGCCCTTGAAGATTTAATTGAAGGGGCCAACGGAAAACCGGTCCTTGTAGCCTATTGGTACAAACATGATCTGAAACGTATTCAGAAGAGATTTCCAGTAAGGCAGCTAAAGTCATCAAAGGATTTTGAAGAGTGGAATGAAGGTGAAATTCCTGTAGCGGTGATCCACCCTGCAAGTGCTGGACATGGACTTAACCTTCAAAGTGGTGGTTCCACACTTATTTGGTTTGGACTCACCTGGTCATTGGAACTCTATCAGCAAACCAATGCTCGCCTCTACAGACAAGGGCAAAAGGATACGGTTGTCATTCACCACATCATTACCAAGGACACCATAGATGAAGATGTGATGACAGCACTTACAAAAAAAGAAAAAACACAAGCATCTTTAATCGATGCTGTAAAAGCTAAATTGGAGGTGAAGCGATGA
- a CDS encoding DUF1492 domain-containing protein, translating to MNAKEYLSKAYRLDQRINSKLEQVASLENMAMNCTSAINGMPNNPSKSLSHMADAVCKIIDIKNNLNDDLAKLLKCKINIIEIIQGVNNIEYRLILEKRYLSYQPWEDIAYDLDYSVSWVLKLHRKALRAADAVLAGRENKNGLA from the coding sequence ATGAATGCTAAAGAATATCTTAGTAAAGCCTATCGATTGGATCAAAGAATAAACAGTAAGCTTGAGCAAGTGGCATCCCTGGAGAATATGGCTATGAACTGCACTTCGGCCATAAATGGAATGCCTAACAACCCTAGCAAATCATTATCTCATATGGCAGATGCTGTATGTAAGATTATAGATATTAAAAACAATTTGAATGATGATCTTGCCAAACTTCTAAAGTGCAAGATTAATATTATTGAGATCATCCAAGGTGTGAACAACATTGAATATAGGCTGATTCTTGAGAAACGGTACCTGTCATATCAGCCTTGGGAAGATATCGCTTATGATCTTGATTATTCTGTAAGCTGGGTGCTGAAGCTTCACCGTAAAGCGCTTAGAGCTGCAGATGCTGTATTAGCTGGGAGGGAGAATAAAAATGGGTTGGCATGA
- a CDS encoding DUF559 domain-containing protein: MGWHEAIEDGITIGKDSRDSNCYYPPCHICATPVYSWTYSRGVKYTCKDCRAEVVRQAREEGEVISTDKKQMKLENSIKRISKITDIEHYKDAIRLVEESLNKTGWYQSTEEIMVALELIRCNVKAFHQVKIFDYSVDFILPERKVALEIDGKIYHGKDRQKYESIRDEVITNKLGEGWEMIRITTDNINKNVTKLIPGINAVLKSRKLQRG; encoded by the coding sequence ATGGGTTGGCATGAAGCAATAGAAGACGGAATAACCATTGGTAAGGATAGTAGAGATTCCAATTGTTATTACCCACCTTGCCATATCTGCGCTACACCTGTTTATAGTTGGACATATAGCCGTGGTGTCAAGTACACCTGCAAGGACTGCAGGGCTGAAGTGGTTCGGCAGGCGCGAGAAGAAGGGGAAGTGATCAGTACGGATAAGAAACAGATGAAGCTTGAAAATTCCATAAAAAGGATCTCAAAAATCACAGACATTGAACACTACAAGGATGCCATCCGTCTTGTAGAAGAGAGCCTGAACAAGACTGGGTGGTATCAGAGTACTGAAGAAATAATGGTGGCACTTGAACTTATCCGATGTAACGTTAAAGCGTTCCACCAGGTTAAAATCTTCGACTACTCCGTTGACTTCATTTTGCCTGAGAGGAAAGTTGCCCTTGAGATTGATGGTAAGATTTATCATGGGAAAGACAGACAAAAATATGAGAGCATCCGAGATGAGGTCATTACCAATAAACTTGGTGAAGGTTGGGAGATGATCAGAATTACAACAGATAACATCAATAAGAATGTGACCAAGCTAATCCCTGGTATCAACGCGGTGCTTAAAAGCAGAAAACTTCAAAGAGGATAG
- a CDS encoding HNH endonuclease, whose translation MPYKPKRPCAYPGCGRLAENEQYCAEHKKVVTKRYNQYQRDPASNKRYGRSWKRIRDRYIKAHPLCEACDKNGRIVAAEEVHHILPLSKGGGNETSNLMALCKSCHSKITAESGDRWGR comes from the coding sequence ATGCCATACAAACCTAAGCGTCCTTGTGCTTACCCAGGCTGCGGTCGGCTTGCAGAAAACGAGCAATACTGTGCCGAGCATAAGAAGGTGGTAACAAAACGATACAATCAGTACCAACGAGATCCTGCATCCAACAAACGCTACGGCAGGTCATGGAAACGCATCAGGGACCGCTACATCAAAGCCCATCCTCTTTGTGAGGCGTGTGATAAGAACGGACGAATTGTAGCCGCCGAAGAAGTCCACCACATTCTCCCTCTCTCCAAAGGCGGTGGCAATGAAACCAGTAACCTGATGGCCCTATGTAAGTCATGTCACTCAAAGATCACTGCTGAGAGTGGTGACCGCTGGGGGAGGTAA
- a CDS encoding P27 family phage terminase small subunit translates to MAKDGTNRGGARVGAGAKKKPLADKIAEGNLGGRKLTVMEFSDTADLEGQEMPEPNKMLEAIQKDGKALVAGEIYKATWQWLDKRGCAALVSPQLLERYAMSVARWIQCEEAITEYGFLAKHPTTGNAIQSPYVSMGQNYMNQTNRLWFEIFQIVKENCTGDYKGANPQDDVMERLLSARRGK, encoded by the coding sequence TTGGCAAAAGACGGTACGAACAGAGGTGGCGCTCGTGTTGGTGCAGGGGCAAAAAAGAAACCTCTGGCTGACAAAATAGCTGAAGGCAATCTTGGTGGCAGGAAACTGACTGTGATGGAGTTTTCCGATACGGCAGACCTTGAGGGACAAGAAATGCCTGAACCAAACAAGATGCTTGAAGCCATTCAAAAAGATGGTAAGGCTCTGGTGGCAGGTGAAATATATAAAGCCACATGGCAGTGGCTGGATAAGCGTGGCTGTGCTGCTCTGGTTTCTCCACAGCTCCTTGAAAGGTACGCTATGAGTGTTGCCAGGTGGATTCAGTGTGAAGAAGCAATTACTGAATATGGTTTTCTTGCTAAACACCCCACCACAGGAAATGCCATTCAAAGTCCTTATGTATCCATGGGCCAGAACTACATGAACCAGACCAATCGTCTGTGGTTTGAGATATTCCAGATCGTAAAAGAAAACTGTACTGGCGATTACAAAGGAGCAAATCCTCAGGATGATGTAATGGAGAGACTTCTTTCTGCTCGTAGGGGCAAATAA
- the metK gene encoding methionine adenosyltransferase has product MSKNYRTAESVCKGHPDKLSDLIADSILDACLRRDKASRVACEVMATKGKIIVAGEITCSEKINIRLIVKNVLREVGYSPWKFTVFVFVHHQSVDIAAGVDTALEARNGIIDPYGSIGAGDQGTVYGYATNETRELLPLPLLLSHRIVKRIDECRKGKIIKGILPDGKAQVTVEYDGDKPVRVKTVVVSVQHHEDKTQKQLESDILNNVLWQCFEDFPLDDDTEILINPSGRFVEGGPAADTGLTGRKIMVDTYGGLASHGGGALCGKDPTKVDRSGAYMARYIAKNIVWSGLADKCEVAISYAIGKANPVSVNVTAFGTGKISDEDLSDLVKEIFNLKPAAIIEKLRLRNAIYSDTATYGHFNSSLFPWENVDFNLNLRKVAERYED; this is encoded by the coding sequence ATGAGTAAAAACTACAGAACCGCAGAAAGCGTCTGCAAGGGACATCCTGATAAGCTTTCTGATTTAATCGCTGATAGCATATTGGATGCTTGTCTTCGCAGAGACAAAGCTTCACGTGTGGCCTGTGAGGTCATGGCTACTAAAGGAAAAATCATCGTGGCGGGCGAGATCACCTGCAGCGAAAAAATTAACATCCGCCTTATCGTAAAAAATGTACTTCGTGAGGTGGGATATAGTCCTTGGAAATTTACAGTGTTTGTGTTTGTACATCATCAAAGTGTAGATATTGCTGCTGGCGTAGATACAGCACTTGAAGCAAGAAATGGAATTATTGATCCTTACGGTTCCATCGGTGCTGGTGATCAAGGCACTGTTTATGGATATGCTACCAACGAAACCCGTGAACTGCTACCGCTACCTTTACTTCTCTCTCATAGAATCGTCAAGCGTATTGATGAATGTCGCAAAGGAAAAATCATCAAGGGTATCCTCCCCGATGGCAAAGCACAGGTTACTGTTGAGTATGATGGAGATAAACCTGTCCGCGTTAAAACTGTGGTAGTTTCTGTGCAGCACCACGAAGATAAAACCCAAAAGCAGCTAGAATCAGATATCTTAAACAACGTACTCTGGCAGTGCTTCGAGGATTTCCCACTGGATGATGATACGGAAATTCTCATCAATCCCTCAGGCAGGTTTGTTGAAGGTGGTCCTGCTGCTGATACGGGACTTACTGGAAGAAAGATCATGGTGGACACCTATGGTGGTCTGGCTTCCCATGGTGGTGGCGCACTCTGCGGAAAGGACCCGACTAAGGTTGATAGAAGCGGTGCCTATATGGCCAGGTACATTGCTAAGAATATTGTTTGGAGCGGGCTTGCTGATAAATGCGAGGTCGCTATTTCTTATGCCATCGGAAAAGCAAATCCAGTTTCAGTAAATGTGACAGCCTTTGGCACGGGGAAAATTAGTGACGAAGATTTAAGTGATCTGGTAAAAGAGATTTTTAACTTGAAACCAGCTGCTATCATTGAAAAGCTGCGCCTTCGAAATGCAATCTACTCTGATACAGCAACCTACGGTCATTTTAACTCATCACTCTTCCCGTGGGAGAACGTGGATTTCAATCTAAACTTAAGAAAGGTGGCGGAAAGATATGAAGATTGA
- a CDS encoding site-specific DNA-methyltransferase, whose translation MKIEKLKTKLLLPANYNPRKDLKPGDAEYDKLKCSIEQFGYVEPVIWNKTTGRVVGGHQRLKVLLDLGMTEVECVVIEMDEDKEKALNIALNKISGDWDKDKLALLIADLQGADFDVSLTGFDSSELDDLFKDSLKEGIHDDEFDVDAELEKPAMTKLGDVWKLGPHRLVCGDSTKAETFTLLMDGKLANLVVTDPPYNVNYEGSAGKIKNDNMGDSAFYEFLLAAFTNTEAVMTQDSSIYVFHADTEGLNFRKAFAEAGFYLSGTCIWKKQSLVLGRSPYQWQHEPVLFGWKKKGKHNWYADRKQTTIWEFEKPKKNGSHPTMKPVALVAHPILNSSLSNCIVLDPFGGSGSTLIACDQTQRICHTIELDEKFCDVIVERYISGAQTSDDVYLLRDGKEYRYSDLPENK comes from the coding sequence ATGAAGATTGAAAAACTGAAAACTAAGCTCTTACTTCCCGCTAACTATAATCCGCGTAAGGATTTAAAACCCGGGGATGCAGAATACGATAAACTTAAATGCTCCATTGAGCAGTTTGGATATGTAGAACCAGTTATTTGGAACAAGACCACTGGTAGAGTTGTAGGTGGCCACCAGAGATTGAAAGTGCTCCTGGATTTAGGAATGACTGAAGTTGAGTGTGTGGTCATCGAGATGGATGAAGATAAAGAAAAAGCGCTCAACATTGCCCTAAATAAAATCAGTGGCGACTGGGATAAGGATAAGCTAGCTCTTCTTATTGCTGATCTGCAGGGTGCTGACTTTGATGTCTCTCTTACTGGTTTTGATTCTTCTGAACTGGATGACCTGTTTAAGGATTCCCTGAAAGAAGGTATTCACGATGATGAGTTTGATGTGGATGCAGAGCTGGAAAAACCCGCCATGACAAAACTTGGTGACGTCTGGAAGCTGGGCCCCCATAGACTTGTCTGCGGGGATTCAACTAAGGCAGAAACCTTCACGCTTCTTATGGATGGAAAGCTGGCAAACCTTGTGGTGACAGATCCCCCTTACAATGTAAACTATGAAGGGTCTGCCGGAAAAATCAAGAACGACAACATGGGTGATTCTGCTTTCTATGAATTCCTACTGGCAGCCTTTACCAATACAGAAGCTGTCATGACCCAGGACTCCTCTATCTATGTTTTCCACGCAGATACGGAAGGGCTTAACTTCAGAAAGGCATTTGCTGAAGCTGGCTTCTACCTCTCCGGCACCTGTATCTGGAAAAAGCAATCCCTGGTCCTTGGTAGGTCTCCTTACCAGTGGCAGCATGAACCGGTGCTCTTTGGCTGGAAGAAGAAAGGCAAGCACAACTGGTACGCTGATCGAAAGCAAACCACCATCTGGGAATTTGAAAAACCTAAGAAGAATGGTTCCCATCCAACAATGAAGCCGGTGGCTCTTGTGGCCCATCCGATTCTCAATTCAAGTCTTAGCAATTGTATCGTCCTTGATCCCTTTGGCGGTTCTGGTAGTACGCTTATTGCCTGTGACCAGACTCAGCGAATTTGTCACACCATTGAACTTGATGAGAAGTTTTGTGATGTTATAGTTGAACGCTACATTTCCGGAGCACAGACTTCAGATGATGTTTATCTCCTGCGTGATGGCAAAGAATACCGCTACAGCGACCTCCCTGAAAACAAATAA